One window of the Actinomyces wuliandei genome contains the following:
- a CDS encoding T6SS immunity protein Tdi1 domain-containing protein, with translation MGEVSGPALDVDPVMGWVRPDAGHARDMADSVMRERMGAIAMTSPRRESLDDDDTGVLVADWAIENLGVLEAGQVYGLTPAYCLTGRVSLDQVGIEDATAHLTFLAQAQEHTLVEDFSAAAAQVAASIAAGGQTTSQGDGPGGTSSGPGGTGPGPGAGS, from the coding sequence GTGGGGGAGGTCTCCGGCCCCGCCCTGGACGTCGACCCAGTGATGGGGTGGGTGCGTCCCGACGCGGGCCACGCCCGGGACATGGCTGACTCGGTGATGCGTGAGCGCATGGGTGCCATTGCCATGACCTCCCCCCGCAGGGAGAGCCTTGATGATGACGACACCGGGGTTCTGGTGGCTGACTGGGCCATCGAGAACCTGGGGGTGCTGGAGGCGGGGCAGGTCTACGGGCTGACCCCGGCCTACTGCCTGACCGGGAGGGTCAGCCTGGACCAGGTCGGTATCGAGGACGCCACCGCGCACCTCACTTTTCTGGCCCAGGCCCAGGAGCACACCCTGGTGGAGGACTTCTCCGCCGCCGCCGCACAGGTCGCCGCCAGCATCGCCGCAGGAGGCCAGACCACCAGCCAGGGTGACGGTCCCGGCGGCACCAGTAGCGGCCCTGGTGGCACCGGTCCCGGTCCGGGGGCTGGGTCGTGA
- a CDS encoding polymorphic toxin type 15 domain-containing protein: protein MTPGRWRGWLRGRGRPTASAAGPAAPGGGAGGGQAPGPGHSSGGGDGAALVAGDIFTPGRAGGQGVLVWEGAVAAPDSPLAWHSATPVEVFFHTGHHRATQELASEFTRQLDRQLSALSLLSAERLLEGIRAYRTQGRQPTSKATRRARDTFMDKVVDDLRRVHQLSREDARARAAEVDRALVVLHEPDQLLAGPGGPATTGPQPGYPSLGHGQVNSSVGSQNKPMVAVLEQAALQVPPGAAFPGAPAGARGADRLPRPGPGPAPRPGGPGAPHPGPGERHQPPGATVDTQPRRRHHRHRPRPLAPTTRAGAETRPDPPGHPGPTARPGPARGTHRGRPLPHHQPARGLLPPPAYRRRARTTTPDGPAVAAADPRGGPGQDHHPAAPHPTPDPHQKTPTQPRPGPLAAGASRVRGWQPSW from the coding sequence GTGACGCCCGGGCGCTGGCGGGGCTGGCTGCGCGGGCGCGGGCGCCCCACCGCCTCTGCTGCTGGTCCCGCCGCGCCTGGCGGCGGGGCCGGTGGTGGACAGGCCCCCGGCCCCGGCCACAGCAGCGGCGGCGGCGATGGCGCGGCCCTGGTGGCTGGTGACATCTTCACCCCCGGCAGGGCCGGCGGGCAGGGGGTGCTGGTGTGGGAGGGGGCGGTGGCAGCCCCTGACAGCCCGCTGGCGTGGCACTCGGCCACCCCGGTGGAGGTGTTCTTCCACACCGGCCACCACCGCGCCACCCAGGAGCTGGCCTCCGAGTTCACCCGCCAGCTGGACCGACAACTCTCCGCCCTGTCCCTGCTCAGCGCTGAGCGGCTGCTGGAGGGCATCCGCGCCTACCGCACCCAGGGACGCCAGCCCACCTCCAAGGCCACCAGGCGAGCCCGTGACACCTTCATGGACAAGGTCGTGGACGACCTGCGGCGTGTGCACCAGCTCTCCCGGGAGGACGCGCGCGCCAGGGCGGCTGAGGTCGACCGGGCGCTGGTGGTGCTCCACGAGCCCGACCAGCTCCTGGCGGGGCCAGGCGGCCCCGCCACCACCGGGCCGCAGCCCGGCTACCCCTCCCTGGGCCACGGGCAGGTCAACTCCTCGGTGGGCTCCCAGAACAAGCCCATGGTGGCGGTCCTGGAGCAGGCCGCCCTCCAGGTCCCCCCCGGAGCAGCGTTCCCGGGCGCGCCTGCTGGTGCGCGCGGTGCTGACAGACTCCCCCGACCTGGCCCAGGACCTGCGCCACGGCCAGGTGGTCCTGGAGCCCCGCACCCAGGCCCAGGTGAGCGCCACCAGCCCCCGGGGGCCACCGTGGACACCCAGCCACGTCGCCGCCACCATCGCCACCGGCCACGACCCCTGGCACCCACCACCCGCGCAGGAGCAGAGACACGGCCAGACCCGCCAGGACACCCGGGGCCAACAGCCCGGCCAGGACCAGCCCGGGGCACCCACCGGGGCCGACCCCTCCCGCACCACCAGCCTGCGCGAGGCCTCCTTCCCCCACCCGCCTACCGCCGCCGTGCGCGTACCACCACCCCAGACGGGCCAGCCGTCGCGGCCGCTGACCCGCGAGGAGGTCCTGGCCAGGATCACCACCCAGCAGCCCCGCACCCCACGCCAGACCCCCACCAGAAAACACCGACACAACCGAGGCCTGGGCCGCTAGCAGCCGGTGCCAGCCGCGTGAGGGGCTGGCAGCCTTCCTGGTGA
- a CDS encoding TrpB-like pyridoxal phosphate-dependent enzyme, which translates to MTTPIGSLVPTHWYNLAADFPEPLPPALHPGTREPLRPEDLEHLFPRELIAQELSTERFIEIPQAVREVYAKWRPSPLIRADRLERVLGTRARIFYKYEGVSPAGSHKPNTAVAQAWYNAQEGTTRLTTETGAGQWGASLALACSLFGMSCEVWQVRSSYESKPYRRYQMEVYGSTCHSSPSELTRAGRDVLAQDPQTTGSLGMAISEAVEVAAASEDVHYALGSVLNHVMLHQTVIGLEAVAQLRQAGVDQPDVVFGCAGGGSNLAGLSFPFIGRNLTEGTSSRVVACEPAACPTITQGEYRYDVGDVAGTTPMMKMYTLGADFVPPAIHAGGLRYHGMAPMVSHAVHLGLMDAVAVSQEDAFAAGLLFARSEGVVPAPESTHAVAAALEHARQARNDEVILIGLSGNGVLDLPAYEAYL; encoded by the coding sequence ATGACGACACCAATCGGCTCTCTCGTCCCCACGCACTGGTACAACCTCGCGGCGGACTTCCCCGAGCCCCTGCCACCGGCCCTGCACCCGGGGACGCGCGAGCCGCTGCGCCCCGAGGACCTTGAGCACCTGTTCCCCCGCGAGCTCATCGCCCAGGAGCTCTCCACCGAGCGCTTCATCGAGATTCCCCAGGCGGTGCGGGAGGTCTACGCCAAGTGGCGTCCCTCCCCGCTCATCCGTGCCGATCGCCTGGAGCGGGTGCTGGGTACCCGGGCCAGGATCTTCTACAAGTACGAGGGGGTCAGCCCGGCTGGCTCGCACAAGCCCAACACCGCTGTCGCCCAGGCCTGGTACAACGCCCAGGAGGGGACCACCCGGCTGACCACGGAGACCGGGGCCGGGCAGTGGGGCGCCTCGCTGGCTCTGGCCTGCTCCCTGTTCGGGATGAGCTGCGAGGTGTGGCAGGTGCGTTCCTCCTACGAGTCCAAGCCCTACCGGCGCTACCAGATGGAGGTCTACGGCTCGACCTGCCACTCCTCACCCTCTGAGCTGACCCGGGCGGGCAGGGACGTGCTGGCCCAGGACCCGCAGACCACCGGCAGCCTGGGCATGGCGATCAGTGAGGCGGTGGAGGTGGCTGCGGCCAGTGAGGACGTCCACTACGCCCTGGGGTCGGTGCTCAACCACGTCATGCTCCACCAGACGGTGATCGGGCTGGAGGCCGTGGCCCAGCTGCGCCAGGCCGGGGTGGACCAGCCCGACGTCGTCTTTGGGTGCGCCGGGGGCGGCTCCAACCTGGCGGGCCTGTCCTTCCCCTTTATCGGGCGCAATCTCACTGAGGGCACCAGCAGCCGTGTCGTCGCCTGCGAGCCTGCGGCGTGCCCCACGATCACCCAGGGGGAGTACCGCTACGACGTCGGAGACGTCGCTGGTACGACCCCGATGATGAAGATGTACACCCTCGGGGCGGACTTCGTGCCTCCTGCCATCCACGCCGGGGGCCTGCGCTACCACGGCATGGCTCCCATGGTCTCCCACGCGGTCCACCTGGGTCTCATGGATGCTGTCGCCGTGTCCCAGGAGGACGCCTTCGCCGCAGGTCTGCTCTTTGCCCGCAGTGAGGGAGTCGTCCCGGCCCCTGAGTCCACCCACGCCGTGGCTGCCGCCCTGGAGCACGCCCGCCAGGCAAGGAATGATGAGGTCATTCTCATCGGCCTGTCCGGCAACGGCGTCCTTGACCTGCCTGCCTACGAGGCCTACCTCTGA
- the htpX gene encoding zinc metalloprotease HtpX, producing the protein MNGTNHYNGLKTAVLLGGMWGLLILIGYVLAQGTGSSVWLFVMPLIGVAQTAYAYWNSDKIAVRSMGAIEVSEAQYPQMYAIVRELSTSAGQPMPRLYVAPTVSPNAFATGRDPQHAAVCCTQGILQLLNDRELRGVLGHELSHVYNRDILTSSVAAGIAGVISSISTMALWFGGGRDRRDGGNVIVVLLLALLAPLAAALTQFAISRTREFDADHDGAVLTHDPLALASALRKLETGVNAAPLAQDPRVEPVSSMMIANPFGSRVRNLFATHPPMDQRIARLEKMAGY; encoded by the coding sequence ATGAACGGGACGAACCATTACAACGGTCTCAAGACCGCCGTCCTCCTGGGCGGTATGTGGGGACTGCTCATTCTCATCGGGTACGTCCTGGCCCAGGGGACGGGCTCGTCGGTCTGGCTGTTCGTCATGCCGCTTATCGGTGTGGCCCAGACGGCCTACGCCTACTGGAACTCTGACAAGATCGCGGTGCGCTCCATGGGGGCCATTGAGGTCTCGGAGGCCCAGTACCCGCAGATGTACGCCATCGTGCGTGAGCTGTCCACCTCGGCCGGGCAGCCGATGCCCAGGCTCTACGTGGCGCCCACGGTGAGCCCCAACGCCTTCGCCACCGGCCGCGACCCCCAGCACGCCGCCGTGTGCTGCACCCAGGGCATCCTCCAGCTCCTGAACGACCGCGAGCTGCGCGGGGTCCTGGGGCACGAGCTGTCCCACGTGTACAACCGTGACATCCTCACCAGCTCGGTGGCGGCGGGAATCGCGGGGGTCATCTCCTCGATCTCCACCATGGCGCTGTGGTTCGGGGGAGGCCGTGACCGCCGTGACGGCGGCAATGTCATCGTCGTCCTGCTGCTGGCGCTCCTGGCGCCGCTGGCCGCTGCCCTGACGCAGTTCGCCATCTCGCGCACGCGTGAGTTCGATGCCGACCACGACGGCGCTGTGCTCACCCACGACCCCCTGGCCCTGGCCAGTGCCCTGCGAAAGCTGGAGACCGGCGTCAACGCCGCCCCGCTGGCCCAGGACCCCCGGGTCGAGCCGGTGTCGTCCATGATGATTGCCAACCCCTTCGGGTCGCGGGTGCGCAACCTCTTTGCCACCCACCCGCCCATGGACCAGCGCATCGCCCGCCTGGAGAAGATGGCTGGCTACTGA